Within Rhododendron vialii isolate Sample 1 chromosome 12a, ASM3025357v1, the genomic segment TTGGGATGGTGTAGTGACGACgatggtggtgaagtggtggtggtagtagtaATGGCGGCAACGGCATAGTATTTGTGGTAGTGGTAGAGTGATGATGGTACGTAGTGGCGACAATGGTTGGAGTACTGATAGTGGCGGAGTGGTGGAGGGAAAggtggagatggtggtggtgacgaCAATGATAATGGCGGTGGTGCATAGGAAATGACTAATGTCGGCACTCATGAATGTAGTTAGAATTAAATAGCTCAAAGTTGcttaatttttatcaactttttagcaatataaaATGTGGTTAACAAATCTGCTTAATGACTTACTACTTAATTCTTTCGATTTTAAGTAAATATACACGTGCAAACACAACATTGGTGATCTATAAGATATCTTGAGCAAAGTAGTCACAAGATGCAgatagaaaaaatatttcccCCACCAATAAAGTAAACTAACGTGGATTAAAAAAACGGTATACCCAACCCAAAAAGTAAAATAACGTGGCACAATTCTAGCCACTTTTAACACATCCAAAAATCATAAACTTGCACCCTTTAAAATTTCGTACTGAACTAAGCCAATTGGCTAAACTTGCactctttaaaaaaatattgagtaaagataaaaatcagtcaaaaagtcaaaatttttgactttatttttgaagaaaaatggtGTGGattataatttttcattttttaaattgttctCTTTgatacgaatcaataattcaaaataatttgatgtcaaactaacaaatgcgaatttcaTACTTTCTCCGTAtcataatatttgttcggtccgcaaaacgagaactataaaataatgtatttttttcaaaaaaaaatttaaaattttttcataagttaaaagaactcgtcaagatctagtaaattgttgaatttttttccaacttttcttacaaaaattgtattatttttacgtctctgttttgcgaaccggacaaatattatgggacgaaTGGAGTgatataaagacaaaaaataagctacattaattaacttatttagccaaaacaccaTTCAAACCAAAATCTACTGGATAATTAAACACCACTCACTACCCTCTTCCTATTCCGCCCATAATGTCCTCCCTCGCCCTCAACACCTTCGCCCGCCTCCGCCACCCCCCCACCGCCGCCAACCACCGAACCACGGCGGAGACCCACCACACCATCTCTCTCCCCAAACCCATCTCAACCCGCAAGAGATTCATCGTGAGGGCGGGAAAATTCAGCCCGAAAGTGATGACCGGCCGGAACCTCCGCGTCGCCGTAGTGGGCGGCGGCCCGGCCGGCGCGTCTGCCGCGGAGACCCTGGCCAGGGGCGGCATCGAGACCGTCTTGATCGAGCGCAAGATGGACAACTGCAAGCCGTGCGGCGGGGCCATACCGTTGTGCATGGTGGGCGAGTTTGACTTGCCACTGGACATCATAGACCGAAGGGTCACCAGGTTGAAAATGATTTCGCCGTCCAACGTGGCGGTCGACATCGGGCAGACGTTGAAGCCCGACGAGTACATTGGAATGGTCCGCCGTGAGGTCCTCGACGCCTACCTCCGCGACCGTGCCGCCACGGCCGGCGCCAACGTTATCAACGGCCTGTTTTTGAAGATGGATGTGCCGAAGGAAACCGGGCCGGGTTTGGATGCGCCTTATGTGCTTCATTACACGGGGCAAGTAGTCCGACAGTTCTCAGGAGCACAATTTAATAACACAATTCCGTCCGAGCACAGATTGTGATAAGAATTTACATGCATGCATGCGAACGGTTTTGAAAACAACTGTAGCTGAAGTTGTGTTCATAGACTTTTTATAAGAAGGAAGTTGAGGAACTAAACATGCAATCATCACTATTAGACCCCTAAAAGGAAAATCTAGTAAAAAAGTTTAACCCAACAAGGTAAAGATCGATCATTTTCACCCCCTATTTTATTTTCCACtgaaattttgagtaaaagcttcatttgttATGATGCACTCAATGGGCAAGTTCATATTTGAgcttaaatttaaataaaagcTTCGTTACTAACATAGTTGTAAATTAAGAGAGATAAAATGGCTTCCAAGAATTTGAGTTGCTTTGATTTGGTGAAAATTTTGGGTGAAACTAATTTGGTTTGAGTTGAAGTTAAAGGCTGGAGTTAGATGTAGGATACTTCACTCAAATTTGATTCTATGTTTTAAAAAGTGTAAGGAGATCTAGATGGTTTTAACATAACAACCTATAATAGTAGCATTGGAGATGTGTACATTTTAAGAATATTGAGATGTACTCAAATGAGTTACTACTATATGTGTAATTTTACAGGAGTCAAAAgtctacaaatcaagaaattcTGGGATTTCTAAAATTGAATTCATAGGCTTTGTTATATTTGGAGACGATTTGCTGGGAGTTCCCTCGGTCTCATATTGCCCATCTCCTATTAAAAGTCGTGCAATTttcgaataaaaaaattaaatactttcgagcattatttttaaagtatttcACGAGCTCTTAATATGAggcaaagaaattcaaaaaaatatgctaGGGTGTAATTTAGGATTTTTTTAATATCAAAATTGCATGTGTTTTGGAAGGGGTTCTCGAGACAGAAGCAGCAGCACGCTCGATTCGATTCGAGTGAGAGCAAATATGTAGCGATTCTATATATTGCCTCGAAGTCCGATTCTTTCTTCTGTTTTGCTACAATTTCCCAACAGGTACCACGCGAAGACCGGCGGGGCGGGAGAGCGGCGGACGTTGGAGGTCGATGCCGTGATTGGCGCCGACGGGGCGAATTCTCGCGTGGCAAAGTCGATCGGGGCGGGGGATTTCGAGTACGCGATCGCGTTTCAGGAGAGGGTTAAGATACCGAGCAAGAAGATGGAGTACTACGAGAATATGGCAGAGATATACGTGGGCGATGATGTGTCGCCGGATTTCTACGGTTGGGTTTTTCCGAAGTCGGACCACGTGGCGGTGGGGACGGGGACTGTTGCTCATAAAGAGGATATTAAGAAGCTTCAGTTTGCTACTAGGCGTAGGGCGAGGGATAAGATTCTTGGTGGGAAGATTATTAGAGTTGAAGCTCATCCGATCCCGGAGCACCCCCGTCCGCGGCGGATCTCCGGTAGAGTTGCACTCGTCGGTGATGCTGCTGGGTATGTGAAAAATTTATACTAATTGTCTTACCTTTTAGTTTTACCATGGAAAATATGATTATTGTTTTAAATTCTTATCACCGACAGTCGAAAATCTCACTTTTCTATCATCATTTTTTTCAGTTTTACCGTttgtttattgttgatctgaaccgttcatcttgtagattCCAAAATTCTATTTGTGATACTCCTATTGATATTCgatcaagtttgttttttaaatGGCACTACTATATTATACTGCGGGTCTTAGAatatgaacggtttggatcacaAGAATATGCATTTGGTAGAGCTCATAATAAACGATGATAAAAAAGTAAGATTTTACACCGTCGATGAATAAAGCTCGTACATCATCATCATATAACCATCTCAGGAGCCTTTGCATGATTCCATTTCCATTGGATCCTAGCTCGAGCCCTTGGTATATTGGACTAGCTACCATCGCACTTGATTTTGTAACTCCATTTGACCTTGACTTGCTTTAGTCCTTATGATCACGTCATGCATACGTACATATTcgagaacaaaaataaaataagaccCATATTTATGACTCTCACATCTATTACGTGTACTTGAGATTAGGCGTGTGAAAAAATTCCATCACGCTGCGAATTCAATTCAAACCGAaaggtttttcaattttttagtagTATGATTTAGTCAtggttttaaaaaatcaaaaaatcttGTTATATAGTTTAGTTTGTGGATTCACGTTCATGGTTATAGTTtcaaaccaatccgaaccgtatagtacatatatataattaattaattatgattcaccaaataaatatggcAGCCTTAGTTAActacttttctaatttattgatcctattaaatTGACTGCAATATTAAGTTTTCCTTCCTTGTCAAGATAACTTAGACTAACCTTTTATATGTCACAACCTATTCCTAATATCCTATGattgttaatttattattaTACACAAAAGCACATGAGATCATTAGATTAGTCAACTTGCACGGCCCAATTTCTAAATCTCTCTAAATTTCTGCACATAAGGGCCTATTTGGATGCAGCGAAGGGGGATTATGATATCCCTCCTCCTAATACGTGGGTCCGTGCATATGGCGTGGtttgagaagttcaaaactaGGGTGGATATCTTAATACCCCTGCTCCATAATCCCTCCTAATACCCCCTGAGGGGGGTTTACACATGGCTAGGGTGGGAGCCGACTATGTGGAATCCCCCCTTATAATACACCCTCTATCTTccattcaactacaaaacaaccttatccCCCCATTttatacctcatccaaaccatgtattatttaatctccccatcacatcaatgtggacccacccttcttacataatacccttTACTATCCAATCctcccttcttacataatacctccaaacctaatacatcatccaaacgagccctaaaAACCATTTCCAATTGTTATTCCTATAATTCCTTCACTATCAAGGATCCAAGAATAATTACCCTTAACTTTCTATATAGGAAAacttattcctttttttttataagctaaCATGGTAAATACTTTAATTATCCTAATTTATCTTcgtaattttaagtactttaaatattttttaaagacaaTAGCTTAGTTCAAAGCAAACTTTACTTTAAAATCGAAATCAAACCGTATTTTAATGATTTTGATTAGTTTGGTTCTATGTCTTTTGTGAAttggtttgatttttcaaattccTAATCCGTATGTATTGATTTGGTTCTTgatttattataaaaaaaaaaaacccgaatcAATCCAGACAATGTTCACCTCTATTTGAGATGTAGTAAGTCCAATAGGCAAAAACCAAACTATTAAAACACTTTCGGACGGGTGAGATTGTTCACCTCCGTGAAAGCCTTCTTTATGGAGcctccgtaaagaagtttttctcatgggaaagactacaatacacattttttatttgggtgtgtatcatatgcacccccaaaatattaatatgaatcgaattgctaaaaaattacgaatcgtatacatattacgagatacaccaaaatgttatgaattataatgaaaatgttacgaatcgtactgctgaatggttatgaattctagaacaaaagttactaaacacactaaaatattgtgaatgaaccataaaatagatgcatatggtacaccattTTAAGGAAGGTGTATCGTAAACTTTCCCTTTTCTTATTGATGATGAacataaatacaaaaattatgTTGCTCGATCTCTTAATTAACTGTATATAATCTTACAGGTACGTCACAAAGTGCTCTGGCGAGGGGATATACTTCGCAGCCAAGAGCGGGCGGATGTGTGCAGAGGCAATCGTGGCAGGCTCGGAGCACGGGAAGAGGATGGTGGAGGAAGGAGACCTGAGAAAGTACTTGGAAAAATGGGACATGACCTACTGGCCGACGTACAAGGTGTTGGACGTGCTTCAGAAGGTCTTTTACCGGTCGAACCCGGCACGCGAGGCGTTCGTGGAGATGTGCGCGGACGAGTACGTGCAGAAGAGGACATTCGATAGTTATTTGTATAAGAAGGTGGTGCCGGGGAACCCGTTGGACGATTTGAAGTTGGCTGTGAATACTATTGGGAGCTTGGTTAGGGCTCATGCTCTGGGCAGAGAGATGGAGAAGATCAGCGTATGAACGAGAATATAAGGGTGTTTGTTGTTGTGATCTCTGTTGTTGTTTCAATATTGGTTGCGAAATCgggaattgataatgccaaaaccctttttgttcatgccaaaattcattcattgtatgacttaattgccctccACTACATCACTTACTTCACAAAATACCCTTTAAAATCCCATAACTGTAATGCGTTTTCCAGTTCCACGTTTCaagcaaaaaatgcaaggaTTCGTGAGCAAATTCTAGAGTTAATTTTAGAAGagaagcaaacaaaaattaaacattaaGCAAAAATGCAAGTAACAAGCAAAACTAGAGGTAATCTGAGAAGAGACGTAAACAAAAATAATCCCTGAGATTTGAAGGGACATTTTCGTAAAGTAAGTAGTGTAGTgaagggcaattaagtcatACAATAAATGAATTTTGGTAGGAACAAAAGTGGTTTTGGAATTATCAGCTCCCATAAGGAATCCTAGAACTGAGACAACATTAAAGAAGCAGAACGGGAAATTACAGTATACCATACTACGATAAGCCCATAACAAAAAAGTAGAAGCAATATGAAGCATGAGAGgtgctattcacacagacaAAGGGGgcacagatcgtgcacagatCTTAATGTGGAGCCCACTATGGATCCCACGtaaatgatccgagtcgttcattaaatttgaaacattttttcaaaggtccccacaaaaaaatcagatcaatccgatacctataaatacttgatctaatcatctaacttttcatttaacTTTGAACTGAATGAAAACTTatatgattagatcgagtacttatagatatcgaatcaaaataatttttcacgggagcctttgaaaaaatgttttaaatctaATGAACGGCTAGAATTTTTTGTGTAGGACCCGTAGTGAGCCCCACATtgggatctgtgcacaatctgtgcacgttttgtctgtgtcaacagacttacgCATGAAGCATCGTGTAGCTATTGCGTCAAGAAGTATCTTCAATACCAATTACACAAAAGATggtaatataatattttttaatattatgtTAACATTTTCCCTTAAACTCAAATAGATCTATCAACTTGGATTTAAAAAAGTCAAGAGAAACTTGGAACATCCAAGCAAAAAAAACCCAGGAGAGCCAAAGAACATCCAATCGCTCAGCGACTTGTCTGTCACCTTCACGTGCATTCGGGTTGCAAATGAGAGgaagtgttagacttgtctcacATCGCCCATTGAAGCCATCTAAGCtggttaataaaatttagagGCTGCTCTACCTAtggccaattgattttaggttgaaaccctcTACAAAAATCTAACAAATTAGAAGGAATTTAAAGAggaggttgtgtgtgtgtgtgtttattgaTCTTTTGAGTATGGGACCGTGGAGTATTCCTCTTTAATAAATTCCTTCTAATTTATGTAGAAAGTATGTCCACACAGACATTATATGCACAGATTGTGTATAggtttttttgtggggctcacatAAACGATTCGATCCGTTCATTGAAtataaaatactttttcaagaaccccgtgaaaaatcagtttaatacgatacttataggtgttcgatccaattatatattgaacttttcattttcttgaaatctcaacgaaaagttagatgattggatcgaaaaTTTATAAGTAtcgaattgaactaatttttcacagagactcttgaaaaagtgttgtacatttaatgaacgactcggatcgtTTGCATGGAACTTATGGTAGACCttacaaaaaaatctgtacacAATTTGTGCACTTTTATCTGTCTGGATGGACTTGTTCTAATTTATGCAACTTCCAAAACACACTTTCAAGTAAAAATTCATTGCCGGacttaaaaattcaaatatgtgCGTGGAAACACCACATTAGTGATATCTTGAGCAAAGTATAGtccctaaaaaacaaaaaggtagtCCCCACCAAAGAGTAAgactaatttaaattttttttagtgtcgggtgggtaccacgtggtccCTGCTTAGTGCATACAAGCCATGTATTGCATTTCTTGACAGctcgaatttgaagagagagaaattgagagagaaagtgttgggatgagagaagatgaaattttaatctgaatcgtccaaaagtgtattgaatgaTCCGAATGTACCGAGCGAATACCACGTGATGTAGCTAGCCTAAAAATGAAGCTGTATCACAAAATTGTacccccacttttttttttatctttccgTATCGCTCCATGTATAACTTCCCGGACAAAATTGTAAAAACATGTGAACTCAACTGCCAGTCTTGCCACTACCCACGTCCCCGATCGATAAGTTTCCCCTTCAGCCACGAAACCTGTCACTCTCACGCTACAAATTACTTCATCCGTctcgatttgtttgttcaatctCAGATTTtaaacttattaagaaaattaaatctgattcattgatttgaaaatttacataatttaaTCCATTGATTTTAAAATTAGACAGTCAATTTAAAAcgtgtataaataaaaaaaggaaacaaataaattggaacGAAGAAAGTTACACCGCTACAATGGCTTTAATTTCCTTATTTCCCCTCCGTTGTACTACTTCCTTCCTTCCACGTTGTATATACAAGTCGATCACTTTCTCCTTTTTGGCCTAGGCAGTGAGGAAGAAACTCCTTTTAACAGGTCTCCCTGCCATTTTTGGCCTTGGCTGTGAGGAACAAACTCCTTTAAACAGGTCTACCTGCCACTTTCCCTACTTCTTTTACTTAATTTCCATTTTCATTgacaaaaccaaattttatgTAGCCTACATGTGTGTCGTAGTGTCTTCTTCTCCTTCAGAACTCTTACAACAGAAATTGTTTGTTTAAAATAGATAGTACTCCGTAGTAGTACTGTATTACGAAATgttcccaaaaataaaataataataatttcaaaattattttttgttggtgtGTAGAAGAGACTTGTACCATACTACCATATGCAGTGTACAAGAGATCGACTTTTATGCATGGAAATTTTGACAccgacaaaaataattttagcattatccaaaaaaaaatattggtatATATATTACTCCATTCGTTCCACTTTAAATGTCTCTTTCGGCTTTTTGTGCAAttttaaatatcaaaaaaaatattatttattttaaaataccAAATTTCtacatattattatttattgagtaatttaatttgatggagaaaaatcaaataaatgaTTTCTGTATGGAACATTTAAAGTGAGACGAGAGAGTATAAAATAACTCGAGGCTGAATTaaaggtacttattttttgaattaaagatagTTTATTTGTAAGAAAATGATTTGTCTTATAAAACAAGAAATAATTACTTAAAATATAGAATCTCTTAACAAAAAGGAGCCTGAGTAGAATTCATAGGCTTTGTTGTATTTAGAGACGATTTGCCGGGAACTTATTAGCAAACTCAATTCGAGTGAGAGCAAATATGTAGCGATTCTATGGTGTGCCTCAAAGTCTAATTCTTTCTTCTGTTTTGCTACAATTTCCCAACAGATACCACGCGAAGACTG encodes:
- the LOC131309926 gene encoding geranylgeranyl diphosphate reductase, chloroplastic-like, whose amino-acid sequence is MSSLALNTFARLRHPPTAANHRTTAETHHTISLPKPISTRKRFIVRAGKFSPKVMTGRNLRVAVVGGGPAGASAAETLARGGIETVLIERKMDNCKPCGGAIPLCMVGEFDLPLDIIDRRVTRLKMISPSNVAVDIGQTLKPDEYIGMVRREVLDAYLRDRAATAGANVINGLFLKMDVPKETGPGLDAPYVLHYTGYHAKTGGAGERRTLEVDAVIGADGANSRVAKSIGAGDFEYAIAFQERVKIPSKKMEYYENMAEIYVGDDVSPDFYGWVFPKSDHVAVGTGTVAHKEDIKKLQFATRRRARDKILGGKIIRVEAHPIPEHPRPRRISGRVALVGDAAGYVTKCSGEGIYFAAKSGRMCAEAIVAGSEHGKRMVEEGDLRKYLEKWDMTYWPTYKVLDVLQKVFYRSNPAREAFVEMCADEYVQKRTFDSYLYKKVVPGNPLDDLKLAVNTIGSLVRAHALGREMEKISV